Proteins from a single region of Hordeum vulgare subsp. vulgare chromosome 6H, MorexV3_pseudomolecules_assembly, whole genome shotgun sequence:
- the LOC123405941 gene encoding uncharacterized protein LOC123405941: protein MATAAASRPGGPVLSTPSYSTASPTRVKLASGGATRSPAKSVSVASPSSSSPAGGKTRRSCMCSPTNHRGSFRCGLHKERKQATTAVNRKPLGSPPSFGSGCSKRPGGALAQLVPMEGGHWARRALAASPAARQSLQRRRALGFRPRPSRLSSVSMAGDRAGDNQ, encoded by the coding sequence ATGGCGACGGCGGCTGCCAGTCGGCCCGGCGGGCCGGTCCTGTCGACCCCAAGCTACAGCACCGCGTCGCCCACCCGCGTCAAGCTCGCCTCCGGTGGCGCCACCCGCTCGCCGGCCAAGTCCGTCAGCGTcgcgtctccttcctcctcgTCCCCTGCCGGCGGCAAGACCCGTCGGTCCTGCATGTGTTCCCCGACCAACCACCGGGGGTCGTTCCGGTGCGGCCTCCACAAGGAGCGCAAGCAGGCCACCACAGCCGTCAACCGCAAGCCCCTTGGTTCGCCGCCGTCCTTCGGCAGCGGCTGCTCGAAGCGCCCGGGCGGCGCGCTGGCGCAGCTTGTCCCCATGGAGGGCGGGCACTGGGCACGCCGAGCGCTCGCGGCGTCCCCCGCCGCGCGGCAGTCCCTTCAGCGGAGACGCGCTCTCGGCTTCCGTCCCCGGCCGAGCCGGCTCTCCTCCGTGTCCATGGCCGGCGACCGCGCCGGTGACAACCAGTAG